A portion of the Candida dubliniensis CD36 chromosome R, complete sequence genome contains these proteins:
- a CDS encoding transcription factor TFIIIB subunit, putative (Similar to S. cerevisiae BDP1), translated as MSSLVKKGGTSFTPKLKKVVRKKPVVAAKPPITPPATQVKDGDEDTSTVISNTENSNGVLTSATAQTTTDTETNIPTPASTQLPESPKSKPAFRIGPTKTSSNEKSQKDYDIDPKDASKQYAGEVENENAIASSSEDDDDEDIFKPPVDPSKSRRQSITQRRLSNITASGLRSRSASISLHNADASHVPAKIGIPVSKPTKRRRSSVQARNSKRVSTTQPPKPKAVVVPTMSTETTTSSMDRSESSAREEKKPPKKSDIKGISDDFIVGIDPKTQKLTKFRRKGAVKVKKEADSVKNEAEPVKAEGDEVKLEVLSDTDSIPEEPDNLITTVTHISQIPNGINDEDADLFGEVDVNLEEVTMAELCKPTLRIGKVSTNFELVREAEKQLKQKKAQRRRDRELARIERISLEDAIQKNEEQRRGTGDAVSKEDDEPKPDSLFDEEPQQATTSLQLTFTDGKIGFNEESAIVAKPRADITSRSVEKSNPFANPITSTTYSRRIFTDKWTSEELNQFYQALSMFGTDFSLISQLFPHRTRKQIKSKFNLEERKFPEVVELALRRKLPVDFEEYCANTKNDIKSLEYYNEELRKVRIEHEQSMNAIALEREKALKEDAEASRRREIEIRTGSKPMSRAEKLKELRKNETVVGSIDDVRKKRETNV; from the coding sequence ATGAGTAGTTTAGTTAAAAAAGGAGGAACTCTGTTTACTCCAAAGCTAAAGAAAGTAGTTAGAAAGAAACCAGTAGTGGCAGCAAAACCACCAATAACTCCGCCAGCAACACAGGTAAAAGACGGAGATGAAGATACTAGTACCGTCATTTCTAATACAGAAAATTCCAATGGCGTATTAACATCAGCCACAGCGCAGACAACTACGGATACGGAAACTAACATTCCTACACCAGCAAGCACGCAGTTACCAGAGTCGCCCAAAAGCAAACCAGCATTTAGAATAGGCCCAACCAAGACATCATCCAATGAGAAAAGTCAAAAGGATTATGATATTGACCCCAAAGATGCTTCGAAACAATATGCAGGTGAggttgaaaatgaaaatgctATTGCAAGCTCTTCAGAAGACGATGACGATGAAGACATTTTTAAACCTCCCGTGGACCCATCAAAAAGTCGTAGACAGTCGATAACTCAACGCAGATTGTCTAACATAACTGCGTCTGGTTTACGAAGCAGATCAGCTTCCATCTCACTTCATAATGCTGATGCAAGCCATGTACCTGCTAAAATTGGGATACCTGTTtccaaaccaacaaaaagaagaagatcaCTGGTACAAGCTCGTAACTCGAAAAGAGTTTCTACTACACAACCACCAAAGCCAAAGGCAGTAGTTGTTCCAACTATGTCAActgaaacaacaacttctTCTATGGATAGATCTGAATCATCTGCTcgagaagaaaagaaaccacCTAAAAAATCAGATATAAAAGGTATTAGTGATGACTttattgttggtattgATCCAAAAACTCAAAAATTGACAAAGTTTAGACGAAAAGGTGCAGTCAAGGTGAAAAAAGAGGCTGATTCTGTTAAGAATGAAGCTGAGCCTGTTAAAGCAGAAGGTGATGAAGTCAAGCTCGAGGTATTATCTGACACAGATTCAATTCCTGAAGAACCAGACAATCTAATAACTACTGTGACGCATATTAGTCAGATTCCAAATGGTAtcaatgatgaagatgctGATCTTTTTGGTGAAGTGGACGTCAACCTAGAAGAAGTTACTATGGCCGAATTGTGTAAACCGACTCTTCGCATAGGGAAAGTAAGcacaaattttgaattagtGAGAGAGGCTGAGAAACAGTTGAAGCAGAAAAAGGCTCAAAGGCGAAGAGACAGGGAATTGGCTAGAATTGAACGTATATCACTTGAAGATGCCATACAAAAGAATGAAGAGCAGAGACGAGGAACTGGTGATGCGGTGAGTAAGGAGGATGACGAGCCAAAGCCAGATTCCCTCTTTGATGAAGAGCCACAACAAGCAACTACATCTTTACAGTTGACATTTACTGATGGAAAAATTGGATTCAATGAGGAATCTGCAATTGTTGCGAAACCCAGAGCAGATATAACGAGTCGATCCGTTGAGAAGTCGAATCCATTTGCCAATCCAATAACCTCAACCACATACAGTCGAAGAATATTTACAGATAAGTGGACTTCAGAGGAACTAAATCAGTTTTATCAAGCCCTAAGCATGTTTGGTACAGacttttctttaatttctcAGTTATTTCCTCATAGGACAAGAAAACAGATAAAACTGAAGTTCAATTtggaagaaagaaaatttccAGAAGTGGTTGAGCTAGCGTTGAGAAGAAAGTTGCCAGTTGATTTCGAAGAATATTGTGCAAACACAAAGAATGATATCAAGTCTTTGGAATATTATAATGAAGAGTTGCGCAAGGTCAGAATAGAACATGAACAAAGCATGAATGCCATTGCATTGGAAAGAGAGAAGGCATTGAAAGAAGACGCAGAAGCAAGTAGGAGAAGAGAAATAGAAATCAGAACTGGTTCTAAACCAATGAGCCGAGCCGAGAAGTTGAAGGAATTGCGTAAAAATGAAACCGTTGTCGGTTCTATTGATGATGTGCGAAAGAAGAGAGAGACTAATGTGTAG
- a CDS encoding phosphatidylinositol N-acetylglucosaminyltransferase subunit, putative (Similar to S. cerevisiae GPI15): MSSSKNYKLEISPSINQTSSTESQNLLKFTVQSNTPNKIIQYRLPIIVLLGSFAVAYIIQNIEQLKSYDIDVSHHGILLISVVGIALLLCLQTPKDTIIVMRGIGIQLQSKKIWRFQSSDSFIPINNMIDLVIHEGFHDYGQVIFYLCVLTKAANDKNPITIVFPEFLPRKDILLTVWRLSRELLFGSTNRYWRRVPGQGLKQVV, from the coding sequence ATGTCCTCGTcgaaaaattataaattggaaatttcCCCTAGCATCAACCAAACTAGTTCAACAGAATCGcagaatttattgaaatttacTGTACAAAGCAATACCCCCAATAAGATTATTCAATATAGATTACCAATCATAGTACTATTGGGCAGTTTCGCTGTGGCATATATTATACAGAATATAGAGCAATTAAAGAGTTATGATATAGATGTATCACATCATGGTATTCTTTTGATACTGGTTGTTGGAATAGCGCTTCTATTATGTCTTCAGACCCCCAAAGACACCATTATTGTTATGAGAGGTATAGGTATCCAATTACAAAGTAAGAAAATATGGCGGTTCCAATCATCTGATTCGTTTATACCGATAAATAATATGATTGATTTGGTTATTCATGAAGGATTCCACGACTATGGACAggttatattttatttgtgTGTTTTGACGAAAGCAGCTAATGATAAGAATCCAATTACAATTGTTTTCCCAGAATTCTTACCCCGTAAAGATATACTTTTGACAGTTTGGAGACTAAGTAGAGAATTGCTATTTGGAAGCACAAATCGATATTGGAGAAGAGTACCTGGTCAAGGTTTAAAACAAGTTGTTTAG
- the CSP37 gene encoding 37 kDa cell surface protein, putative (no apparent S. cerevisiae orthologue;~In C. albicans: role in progression of murine systemic infection) — MSAGKYLLGTAALVGGVYYYDQYVQPILPRQQHQELAYQTQRVENKGTELNNKLTKKIEEGKKFVNEKTESVTQQVKNSDVYQKFQSNTEDYKKHVEDAVDNDKNIFVVGIQKYIDFVNQLGEGKVQTGTTQYSTVSPNVEVKEKSIFGNWFDKTDNKVDQLKNDADKKINEAKDKAESTKSDFFNWNSKKADELDKKANEAINWTNKQIDYASAEWNKHYEQAKGDWNKALDDLTKQWNDTKKQLNGRFDSEKDKAIKGVEDAKSNFEKLSNDLTNDASKNQKLKDAQDHFGKSLENLKLFGDDVYNDFAKRFDDLFNRK, encoded by the coding sequence ATGTCTGCTggaaaatatttattaggTACTGCTGCCCTTGTTGGTGgggtttattattatgacCAATATGTTCAACCAATCTTGCCaagacaacaacatcaagaATTGGCTTATCAAACCCAACGTGTTGAAAACAAGGGCACTGAATTGAACAATAAATTgactaaaaaaattgaagaaggaAAGAAGTTTGTCAATGAAAAAACTGAATCGGTTACTCAACAAGTTAAAAATTCTGATGTTTACCAAAAATTCCAATCAAATACTGAAGATTACAAAAAACATGTTGAAGATGCTGtagataatgataaaaatattttcgTTGTTGGtattcaaaaatatattgattttgtcaATCAATTAGGTGAAGGTAAAGTTCAAACTGGTACTACACAATATTCAACTGTTTCTCCAAATGTTGaagtcaaagaaaaatctaTTTTTGGCAATTGGTTTGATAAAACTGACAATAAagttgatcaattgaaaaatgatgctgataagaaaataaatgaagCTAAAGATAAGGCTGAATCTACCAAAtctgattttttcaattggaaTTCCAAAAAAGCTGATGAATTAGATAAAAAAGCCAATGAAGCCATTAATTGGactaataaacaaattgattatgCTTCAGCTGAATGGAACAAACATTACGAACAAGCTAAAGGTGACTGGAACAAAGCTCTTGATGATTTGACTAAACAATGGAATGATACcaagaaacaattgaatggTAGATTTGACTCTGAAAAAGATAAAGCTATTAAAGGAGTTGAAGATGCTAAAagtaattttgaaaaattgagtAATGATTTAACTAATGATGCTTCcaagaatcaaaaattgaaagatgCTCAAGATCATTTTGGAAAGAGTCTtgagaatttgaaattatttggCGACGATGTCTACAATGACTTTGCTAAAAGATTTGATGACTTGTTTAACCGTAAATAA
- the PRS gene encoding prolyl-tRNA synthetase, cytoplasmic, putative, with protein sequence MIIIKRLLHIKTVPKSYGNQLSKFKYSKQIPTHEVLTKLGYITYPRAGLVNWSKMGLLIQNKINQIIRQRMDEINFEEISLSLISHKDLWKLTNRWDQEEIFKLVGDEYLLVPTAEEEITNYVKKQFLESYKNFPVGLYQINPKFRNEKRPRGGLLRGKEFLMKDAYSFDLNESEAMKTYEKVVGAYHKIFQDLGIPYVKAEADSGDIGGSLSHEWHYLNSSGEDTVFECNECHNVSNMEKALSYPKEIDETIDVSVKYFTTEDKSTLICAYYPSNRVLEPKFIQNEVPDIDLESINDLSEFNHDISTRIVRIMDSRLSSRSNFPDFPISNFINRSLITTLTDIPIVLAQEGEICAHCEDGTLSASSAIEVGHTFYLGDKYSKPLDLEVDVPTLNNNIEKQRIMMGCYGIGISRIIAAIAEINRDEKGLKWPRSIAPWEVTIVEVSQQKQSTNDNDNPQENFKEVYNILNEANIDYRLDNRSDSMGKKLKQSNLIGIPLSIILGNQYPIIEIEVRGDKKNNRWLQSYTKNKDQLHWKVETDAKGNDKKHYVHKDGLITVVNSLLNDM encoded by the coding sequence atgattattattaaacgATTGTTGCATATCAAAACCGTTCCCAAATCGTACGGGAATCAATTatctaaattcaaatattccAAACAAATTCCTACTCATGAAGTATTGACAAAGTTAGGATATATCACTTATCCACGAGCAGGATTAGTCAATTGGTCAAAAATGGgattattaattcaaaataagattaatcaaataattagACAAAGAATGgatgaaataaattttgaagaaatcaGTTTGTCATTAATTAGTCATAAAGATTTATGGAAATTAACTAATCGATGGgatcaagaagaaatttttaaacTTGTCGGTgatgaatatttattagTCCCTACagctgaagaagaaatcacAAATTATgttaaaaaacaatttttagAAAGTTATAAGAATTTCCCCGTGGGATTATATCAAATCAATCCCAAATttagaaatgaaaaaagaCCCAGAGGTGGATTATTGCGAGGGAAAGAGTTCTTAATGAAAGATGCatattcatttgatttgaatgaatCCGAGGCCATGAAGACTTATGAGAAAGTAGTAGGTGCATACCACAAGATATTCCAAGATTTAGGTATTCCCTATGTTAAAGCTGAGGCTGATTCAGGAGATATTGGTGGAAGTTTAAGCCATGAATGGCATTATTTGAACTCATCAGGAGAAGATACAGTTTTTGAATGTAATGAATGTCATAATGTGTCAAATATGGAAAAGGCTTTATCGTATCCCAAAGAAATAGATGAAACTATTGATGTTTCCGTAAAGTATTTTACCACAGAAGATAAGTCAACGTTGATTTGTGCATATTATCCATCAAATAGAGTCTTGGAACCAAAGTTTATACAGAATGAAGTTCCTGATATCGATTTAGAGTCAATTAATGACTTGAGTGAATTCAATCATGATATATCTACACGTATTGTTAGAATTATGGATAGTCGATTGTCATCAAGATCAAATTTCCCTGATTTCCCAATCagtaattttattaatcgATCATTAATAACTACATTAACTGATATACCTATTGTATTAGCACAAGAGGGGGAAATTTGTGCACATTGTGAAGATGGAACATTATCTGCCAGCAGTGCTATTGAAGTTGGGCATACATTTTATTTGGGTGATAAATATTCCAAGCCTTTAGATTTAGAAGTCGACGTCCCCACTttgaacaacaatattgaaaaacaaagaatcaTGATGGGGTGTTATGGTATTGGTATAAGTAGAATAATTGCTGCCATTGCCGAAATTAATCGCGATGAAAAAGGATTGAAATGGCCACGAAGTATAGCTCCATGGGAAGTCACAATTGTTGAAGTTTCCCAACAGAAACAATCAACGAATGACAACGACAATCCAcaagaaaattttaaagaagtttataatatattaaatgAAGCCAATATTGATTATCGTCTTGATAATCGATCGGACTCAATGgggaaaaaattgaagcAATCTAATTTGATAGGAATACCATTGTCAATAATATTAGGCAATCAATATCCAATTATAGAAATTGAAGTAAGAGGtgataaaaagaataacCGTTGGTTGCAAAGTTAtaccaaaaataaagaCCAGTTGCATTGGAAAGTAGAAACTGATGCTAAAGGTAACGACAAAAAACACTATGTTCACAAAGATGGGTTGATTACCGTTGTAAATAGTTTATTAAATGACatgtaa
- a CDS encoding beta subunit of the Sec61p ER translocation complex, putative (Similar to S. cerevisiae SBH1), protein MMKLFTDEAQGLRVDPLVVLFLAVGFIFSVIILHVFAKITGKFTS, encoded by the coding sequence atgatgaaattatttaCCGATGAAGCCCAAGGGTTGAGAGTTGATCCATTAGTTGTTTTATTCTTGGCTGTTGGTTTTATCTTCTCCGTTATTATCTTACATGTATTTGCCAAAATCACTGGTAAATTTACTTcttaa